In a single window of the Debaryomyces hansenii CBS767 chromosome A complete sequence genome:
- a CDS encoding DEHA2A13640p (similar to uniprot|P53691 Saccharomyces cerevisiae YLR216C CPR6 Peptidyl-prolyl cis-trans isomerase) produces the protein MSDKLNRPKVFFDISADGKPKGRVVFELYNDVVPKTAENFRALCTGEKGASESSGKQLHYKGSIFHRIIKDFMCQGGDFTHGSGIGGESIYGEKFEDENFQLTHDKPFLLSMANAGANTNGSQFFITTVPTPHLNGKHVVFGEVIQGKSIVRQLERCDKGENDKPVEDWIISDCGELPSDYVPVPTSVDDGTGDIYEEVMADDDNINVNDPESVFKAVTTLKDIGTKQLKDGNVAAAYEKYNKASGFLNDYFPEDLSEENLSKLHALKLSCYLNAALVALKLKDGKKTINAASNALEVEAIDDKSKTKALYRKGMGYLLAKDEESAQKSLEEALQLSPEDGAIIKGLQDVKTTIKARRDKQKKAMSKFFS, from the coding sequence aTGAGTGACAAATTGAATCGCCCCAAGGtattttttgatatttccGCTGACGGAAAGCCCAAAGGACGTgttgtatttgaattatataacGATGTAGTTCCAAAGACGGCTGAGAATTTCAGAGCATTATGTACTGGAGAAAAGGGAGCATCAGAGAGCTCAGGGAAACAACTCCATTATAAAGGATCTATTTTCCACCgtattattaaagattttatGTGCCAAGGTGGTGATTTCACCCACGGATCAGGAATTGGGGGTGAATCAATCTACGGAgagaaatttgaagatgagaaCTTCCAATTGACCCATGACAAGCCATTCTTGTTATCTATGGCCAATGCGGGCGCAAATACAAACGGGtctcaatttttcattacaACCGTGCCAACTCCTCATTTGAACGGTAAGCATGTGGTATTTGGTGAAGTGATTCAAGGAAAGTCTATTGTGCGTCAGCTTGAAAGATGCGACAAGGGCGAAAACGATAAGCCTGTCGAAGATTGGATAATCTCTGACTGTGGTGAATTGCCATCCGACTATGTGCCAGTTCCGACAAGTGTTGATGACGGCACTGGTGACATCTACGAAGAAGTTATGGCAGATGATGACAATATTAATGTCAACGACCCAGAATCCGTTTTTAAGGCCGTTACCACTTTGAAGGACATTGGTACCAAACAATTGAAGGACGGAAATGTCGCAGCTGCATACGAGAAGTACAACAAGGCTTCGGGCTTTTTGAACGATTACTTCCCTGAAGACTTGTCCGAAGAAAACTTGTCTAAATTGCACGCCTTAAAGTTGTCATGTTACTTGAATGCTGCTTTGGTCGCtttaaaattgaaggaCGGCAAGAAAACTATCAACGCCGCATCGAACGCCTTAGAAGTTGAAGCCATTGACGATAAATCCAAAACTAAGGCCTTGTACCGTAAGGGTATGGGCTATTTACTTGCGAAGGACGAAGAATCGGCACAAAAATCTTTAGAGGAAGCCTTACAATTATCTCCTGAAGATGGCGCTATCATAAAGGGTTTACAAGACGTTAAGACCACCATTAAGGCTCGTCGTGATAAACAAAAGAAAGCTATGTCCAAGTTCTTCTCTTAA